The following coding sequences lie in one Gorilla gorilla gorilla isolate KB3781 chromosome 5, NHGRI_mGorGor1-v2.1_pri, whole genome shotgun sequence genomic window:
- the SMPD2 gene encoding sphingomyelin phosphodiesterase 2, whose protein sequence is MKPNFSLRLRIFNLNCWGIPYLSKHRADRMRRLGDFLNLESFDLALLEEVWSEQDFQYLRQKLSPTYPAAHHFRSGIIGSGLCVFSKHPIQELTQHIYTLNGYPYMIHHGDWFSGKAVGLLVLHLSGMVLNAYVTHLHAEYNRRKDIYLAHRVAQAWELAQFIHHTSKKADVVLLCGDLNMHPEDLGCCLLKEWTGLHDAYLETRDFKGSEEGNTMVPKNCYVSQQELKPFPFGVRIDYVLYKAVSGFYISCKSLETTTGFDPHSGTPLSDHEALMATLFVRHSPPQQNPSSTHGPAERSPLMSVLKEAWTELGLGMAQARWWATFASYVIGLGLLLLALLCVLAAGGGAGEAAILLWTPSVGLVLWAGAFYLFHVQEVNGLYRAQAELQHVLGRAREAQDLGPEPQPALLLGQQEGDRTKEQ, encoded by the exons ATGAAGCCCAACTTCTCCCTGCGACTGCGGATCTTCAACCTCAACTGCTG GGGCATTCCGTACTTGAGCAAGCACCGGGCCGACCGCATGAGGCGCCTGGGAGACTTTCTGAACCTGGAGAGCTTCGACCTGGCTTTGCTGGAGGAG GTGTGGAGTGAGCAGGACTTCCAGTACCTGAGACAGAAGCTGTCACCTACCTACCCAGCTGCACACCACTTCCGGAG TGGAATCATTGGCAGTGGCCTCTGTGTCTTCTCCAAACATCCAATCCAGGAGCTCACCCAGCACATCTACACTCTCAATGGCTACCCCTACATG ATCCATCATGGTGACTGGTTCAGTGGGAAGGCTGTGGGGCTGCTGGTGCTCCATCTAAGCGGCATGGTGCTCAACGCCTATGTGACCCAT CTCCATGCCGAATACAATCGACGGAAGGACATCTACCTAGCACATCGTGTGGCCCAAGCTTGGGAATTGGCCCAGTTCATCCA CCACACATCCAAGAAGGCAGACGTGGTTCTGTTGTGTGGAGACCTCAACATGCACCCAGAAGACCTGGGCTGCTGCCTGCTGAAGGAGTGGACAGGGCTTCATGATGCCTATCTTGAAACTCGGGACTTCAAG GGCTCTGAAGAAGGCAACACAATGGTACCCAAGAACTGCTATGTCAGCCAGCAGGAGCTGAAGCCATTTCCCTTTGGTGTCCGCATTGACTACGTGCTTTACAAG GCAGTTTCTGGGTTTTACATCTCCTGTAAGAGTCTTGAAACCACTACAGGCTTTGACCCTCACAGTGGCACCCCCCTCTCTGATCATGAAGCCCTGATGGCTACTCTGTTTGTGAGGCACAGCCCCCCACAGCAGAACCCCAGCTCTACCCACG GACCAGCAGAGAGGTCGCCGTTGATGAGTGTGCTAAAGGAGGCCTGGACGGAGCTGGGTCTGGGCATGGCTCAGGCTCGCTGGTGGGCCACCTTCGCTAGCTATGTGATTGGCCTGGGGCTGCTTCTCCTGGCACTGCTGTGTGTCCTGGCGGCTGGAGGAGGGGCCGGGGAAGCTGCCATACTGCTCTGGACCCCCAGTGTAGGGCTGGTGCTGTGGGCAGGTGCATTCTACCTCTTCCACGTACAGGAGGTCAATGGCTTATATAGGGCCCAGGCTGAGCTCCAGCATGTTCTAGGAAGGGCAAGGGAGgcccaggacctgggcccagagcCTCAGCCAGCCCTACTCCTGGGGCAGCAGGAGGGGGACAGAACTAAAGAACAATAA